The following coding sequences are from one Diabrotica virgifera virgifera chromosome 2, PGI_DIABVI_V3a window:
- the LOC126879816 gene encoding uncharacterized protein LOC126879816 translates to MKRGALMVKMAMSMNPTQHENSGESSNDTAGSPISIATVESPSTLYTNQQYYGDLGELRCLHSPVHQEQQYCQLETPIEQQFSQHYNQYYDLPIPTSISLLVPEAEQYRQSPNNCLGYCSPLDNVIDLQTSIEQPRLQQRDEAKDSHNPTPSVVNFATRVLQEQVLQHQDDITRPSTSTGKLLPTISHQTDENSDPYATDGSSDVDFNPNDFDLDQQDALVSEEKIPDITKSRKRKRNPDNWRRNRIKKLRNSGKAYVNWKSKQVSERIMKPPCPTTCRLKCQTKFQEKHRVQIFQDFWKLGDINYQREFVLRNLTVKPTKHPRKKKDAVELPEGDTCESRRKLSYFYTFPQENCPVNTIKVCQTFFLNTLGISHQIVKTVVKKTHHSNSISPQADLRGKVQCNSRLPKHFKDSVRHHIKSFALIESHYCRKNSTKKYLPPDLNISKMYRLYKTYCSDNNINTIASYAIYREVFNNEFNLGFFIPKKDQCDFCNKLSNSSPSEKEELRSAMEAHLKNKDLSRANKELDKERAKTDNSFCMAIYDLQKTLLCPKAEVSLLYYRRKLACYNLTVYDAANKQGYCYMWPESLACRGACEIGSCILSFIDEMVRNGIKEFSFYSDNCTGQNRNRFIYCLYMYCAAKYGVKITHSFLEKGHTQNECDSVHGVIERAAKKIPIFSPQQWYTLARTACKVRPYKIKEMAQADFYDLKDLLAKTTKNWDKTELGCKVIFNNLKVIMVDPKCPNQLNVKYSFEEDFIKINTLELKRSHQKLDSLETYQLRMLRSSPVPIPAAKYKDLLFLCENKVIPTEYHNFFTNLQASNIPEQETDED, encoded by the exons ATGAAACGAG GTGCGTTAATGGTAAAAATGGCCATGTCTATGAATCCAACACAACATGAGAATTCTGGAGAATCAAGTAATGATACGGCAGGTAGTCCCATATCTATAGCTACGGTAGAAAGCCCTTCCACATTGTATACTAACCAGCAGTACTACGGAGATCTAGGTGAATTAAGATGTCTACACTCTCCCGTACACCAAGAACAACAGTATTGCCAGCTCGAGACACCGATAGAACAGCAGTTTTCCCAACATTATAATCAATATTACGACTTACCAATACCTACCTCCATAAGCCTACTAGTACCTGAAGCAGAGCAGTATCGCCAATCTCCGAATAATTGTTTGGGTTATTGTTCACCTCTAGATAACGTCATAGATCTTCAAACATCCATCGAACAACCACGGTTGCAGCAACGTGATGAAGCTAAAGATTCCCATAATCCTACACCTAGCGTTGTAAATTTTGCAACACGTGTCCTTCAAGAGCAGGTCCTTCAGCACCAAGATGATATTACGCGTCCATCCACATCTACCGGTAAGCTTTTACCGACCATCTCACATCAAACTGATGAAAATAGTGACCCATATGCTACAGATGGAAGCTCAGATGTTGATTTTAATCCAAATGATTTTGATTTAGACCAGCAGGATGCCCTAGTGTCTGAGGAAAAAATACCAGATATCACCAAGTCTCGTAAGCGAAAAAGAAACCCAGATAATTGGAGGAGAAATAGAATAAAGAAATTACGAAACTCCGGCAAGGCCTATGTAAATTGGAAGTCTAAACAGGTTTCAGAAAGGATTATGAAACCGCCATGTCCCACAACATGCAGACTTAAATGTCAAACGAAATTTCAGGAAAAACATCGCGTCcagatttttcaagatttttggaaATTGGGAGATATTAATTATCAGAGAGAATTTGTTTTGCGGAACTTAACTGTGAAGCCTACAAAACACCCCAGAAAAAAGAAGGATGCAGTTGAGCTTCCAGAAGGTGATACTTGTGAAAGTCGTAGAAAGCTGTCGTATTTTTATACTTTTCCACAAGAGAATTGTCCAGTCAACACAATCAAGGTATGTCAaacatttttcttaaataccctGGGAATAAGTCATCAAATCGTCAAAACAGTAGTTAAAAAAACTCATCATTCAAATTCAATATCGCCACAAGCAGATTTACGAGGTAAAGTACAATGTAATTCTCGATTGCCAAAACATTTTAAGGATTCAGTACGACATCATATTAAGTCATTTGCTTTGATTGAAAGCCATTATTGCAGAAAAAATAGCACTAAAAAATATTTGCCACCTGACCTCAATATCAGCAAAATGTACCGTTTATATAAAACATATTGCAGTGATAACAATATAAATACCATAGCTTCTTATGCTATATATAGAGAGGTATTTAACAATGAATTTAATTTGGGTTTTTTCATTCCCAAAAAAGACCAGTGCGATTTTTGCAACAAATTGTCTAATTCTTCTCCGTCAGAAAAGGAAGAACTTCGTTCTGCAATGGAAGCTCATCTTAAAAACAAGGACTTATctagagcaaataaagaactagATAAAGAGAGGGCTAAAACTGATAATTCGTTTTGCATGGCTATATACGACTTACAAAAAACATTGTTATGTCCTAAAGCTGAAGTATCTCTCCTCTACTATAGACGTAAGCTTGCATGTTACAATCTGACTGTGTACGATGCTGCTAACAAACAGGGATACTGCTACATGTGGCCAGAATCGCTAGCATGTAGGGGTGCTTGTGAAATCGGTAGTTGCATATTAAGTTTCATTGACGAAATGGTACGAAATGGAATTAAGGAATTCAGTTTCTATAGTGACAACTGCACTGGACAAAATCGCAATCGATTTATATATTGTCTGTACATGTATTGTGCCGCCAAATATGGTGTTAAAATTACTCACAGTTTTCTAGAAAAGGGACATACACAAAATGAGTGCGACTCCGTACATGGGGTTATCGAAAGAGCTgcaaaaaaaatccctatatttaGTCCACAGCAGTGGTACACATTAGCAAGGACTGCGTGTAAAGTGCGACCTTATAAAATTAAAGAAATGGCTCAGGCGGACTTTTACGATTTAAAGGACCTGTTAGCCAAAACTACAAAAaattgggataaaactgaacttGGTTGCAAAGTCATATTTAATAATTTGAAAGTTATTATGGTTGACCCAAAATGCCCAAACCAACTTAACGTTAAATATAGTTTTGAAgaagattttataaaaattaatactCTGGAATTGAAAAGGAGCCACCAAAAGTTAGACTCATTAGAGACCTATCAACTTAGAATGTTAAGAAGCTCACCAGTTCCAATTCCTGCCGCGAAATATAAAGACTTATTATTTTTGTGTGAAAACAAGGTTATACCTACGGAATACCATAACTTTTTCACTAATCTTCAAGCTAGTAACATTCCCGAACAGGAAACTGACGAAGATTAA